In Campylobacter sp. 2014D-0216, the following proteins share a genomic window:
- a CDS encoding NAD(P)H-hydrate dehydratase — translation MKAICKDNISYEKQLIEKGLDEFLMMENAGVELANFIKKKSKKIHNAKILFLLGTGGNGADGLVAIRHLKKASAYVLAYKKSTMFLKQEQILQNIGFEFLQEEPCFEDFDIIVDCVFGSGLNKALDEKLQGIIQKISQSKAIKIACDIPSGLGQDVCFKADYTLCMGVVKEKLLEDFAKEFVGKIKIAHLGLKIQAQSTSGFLLERKDLKLIQKKCSFNKGDLGHVYIFANKSAGTLAGLGALEFGSGLVSLVAKESFSPLLMLKDTIESKINAAAIGMGLNDLSILKDERLQSVPLVLDANCFQNADLTLYLNRKDVVLTPHPKEFSMLLKLYMNKNIQVEEIQKKRFFYVKEFSKQFECVLVLKGANPIIAQKDKLFVVNCGNEALAKAGSGDVLSGMIAALLGAKFSALEAAKNAVLAHALVAKDYKKNKNSFDALKLIKGLKCL, via the coding sequence ATGAAAGCCATATGTAAAGATAATATTTCTTATGAAAAACAGCTGATTGAAAAAGGATTAGATGAATTTTTGATGATGGAAAATGCAGGCGTTGAACTTGCAAATTTTATCAAGAAAAAAAGCAAAAAAATACACAATGCTAAAATTTTATTTTTACTTGGCACAGGCGGCAATGGAGCCGATGGACTTGTAGCCATTCGACACCTTAAAAAAGCATCTGCTTATGTTTTGGCGTATAAAAAAAGCACAATGTTTCTCAAACAAGAACAAATTTTGCAAAACATCGGTTTTGAATTTTTACAAGAAGAACCTTGTTTTGAAGATTTTGACATTATTGTTGATTGTGTTTTTGGTAGCGGTTTAAATAAAGCTTTAGATGAAAAGTTACAAGGAATTATTCAAAAAATCTCTCAAAGTAAAGCAATAAAAATTGCTTGTGATATTCCTAGTGGGCTTGGACAAGATGTGTGTTTTAAAGCAGATTATACACTTTGTATGGGGGTAGTCAAAGAAAAGCTTTTGGAAGATTTTGCAAAAGAGTTTGTAGGAAAAATCAAAATCGCACATTTGGGATTAAAAATTCAAGCACAAAGTACATCGGGTTTTTTACTAGAGAGAAAAGACTTAAAGCTTATTCAAAAAAAGTGTAGTTTTAACAAAGGTGATTTAGGTCATGTATATATTTTTGCCAATAAAAGTGCGGGTACTTTAGCTGGACTTGGGGCTTTAGAGTTTGGCTCGGGTTTGGTTTCTTTAGTAGCAAAAGAGAGTTTTTCACCTTTATTGATGTTAAAAGATACTATTGAAAGTAAAATAAATGCAGCTGCTATAGGCATGGGTTTGAATGATCTAAGTATTTTAAAAGATGAAAGATTGCAAAGTGTTCCTTTGGTATTAGACGCAAATTGTTTTCAAAATGCTGATTTAACTTTGTATTTAAATAGAAAAGATGTGGTTTTAACGCCTCATCCTAAAGAATTTTCTATGCTTTTGAAGTTATATATGAATAAAAATATCCAAGTTGAAGAAATTCAAAAGAAGCGATTTTTTTATGTTAAAGAATTTAGTAAACAATTTGAATGTGTTTTAGTTTTAAAAGGAGCAAATCCTATCATTGCCCAAAAAGATAAGCTTTTTGTGGTAAATTGTGGCAATGAGGCTTTGGCAAAAGCTGGAAGCGGAGATGTGTTGAGTGGCATGATCGCTGCTTTGCTTGGAGCTAAATTTAGTGCTTTAGAGGCTGCGAAAAATGCGGTATTAGCACATGCATTAGTGGCTAAAGATTACAAGAAAAACAAAAACAGCTTTGATGCTTTAAAATTAATAAAGGGGTTAAAATGCTTATAA
- the purN gene encoding phosphoribosylglycinamide formyltransferase, with protein sequence MLIKLAVLFSGNGSNLENILEKLHQKTFGENTFEVVLCVCNKKEAYGIQRALKYGLNTKIIEHEKFTSREEFDAELVKTIKESQADLTVLAGFMRILSPVFTQEVKAINLHPSLLPLFKGAHAIQESYESDMKVAGISVHWVNEELDGGKIIAQKAFEKGKLNFEDFEAKIHALEHELLPEAIVQIFENN encoded by the coding sequence ATGCTTATAAAATTGGCAGTTTTATTTAGTGGCAATGGAAGCAATCTAGAAAATATTTTAGAGAAATTACACCAAAAAACTTTTGGAGAAAATACCTTTGAAGTGGTTTTATGTGTGTGCAATAAAAAAGAAGCTTATGGCATACAAAGAGCTTTAAAATACGGTCTTAACACAAAAATCATAGAGCATGAAAAATTTACTTCAAGAGAAGAATTTGATGCAGAGTTAGTAAAGACTATAAAAGAAAGTCAAGCAGATTTAACTGTATTGGCAGGGTTTATGCGAATTTTAAGCCCTGTTTTTACGCAAGAAGTAAAGGCTATCAATCTTCATCCATCTTTGCTTCCATTGTTTAAAGGTGCTCATGCTATTCAAGAAAGCTATGAAAGCGATATGAAAGTTGCAGGCATTAGTGTACACTGGGTCAATGAAGAATTAGATGGTGGAAAAATCATCGCGCAAAAGGCCTTTGAAAAAGGAAAGTTAAATTTTGAAGACTTTGAAGCTAAAATTCACGCACTAGAACATGAGCTTTTACCTGAAGCGATTGTGCAAATTTTTGAAAATAATTAA
- a CDS encoding TerC family protein, whose product MFEWIFSVDAWVVLFTLTALEIVLGIDNIIFLAILVSKLPPEHRDKGRILGLAFAMLTRILLLLSLFWVMKLVTPLFSVLGNEISGRDLVLILGGLFLIVKSIKEIKESINHKEQEQSNIKISNKLWIVVAEIAVIDIVFSLDSVITAVGIAQDIEIMIIAVIMAVLVMLFASKPIADFVEKYPSIKILALAFLVMIGFVLVSEGFDIHIDKAYIYVAMVFSLVVEILNIISQKQNKD is encoded by the coding sequence ATGTTTGAGTGGATTTTTAGTGTAGATGCTTGGGTGGTATTGTTTACCCTTACTGCTTTGGAAATTGTGCTAGGGATTGACAATATCATTTTTTTAGCGATTTTGGTAAGTAAGTTACCACCAGAACACAGAGATAAAGGGAGAATTTTAGGACTTGCTTTTGCAATGCTTACTAGAATTTTGTTGTTGTTGTCTTTATTTTGGGTGATGAAACTTGTTACACCTTTGTTTAGTGTTTTAGGCAATGAAATTTCAGGTAGGGATTTGGTGCTTATACTCGGAGGCTTGTTTTTGATAGTTAAATCTATTAAAGAAATCAAAGAAAGCATTAATCATAAAGAGCAAGAACAAAGCAATATAAAAATTAGCAATAAATTGTGGATTGTGGTAGCTGAAATAGCTGTGATTGATATTGTATTTTCACTTGATAGCGTCATCACTGCTGTGGGTATTGCTCAAGATATTGAAATTATGATCATAGCGGTTATTATGGCTGTGCTTGTGATGTTGTTTGCTTCTAAACCAATTGCGGATTTTGTTGAAAAATATCCTAGTATCAAGATTTTAGCTTTGGCGTTTTTAGTAATGATAGGTTTTGTTTTGGTAAGCGAAGGTTTTGATATTCATATAGATAAGGCATATATCTATGTGGCTATGGTTTTTTCTTTGGTGGTTGAAATTTTAAATATTATTTCACAAAAGCAAAATAAAGACTAA